DNA sequence from the Pedobacter sp. W3I1 genome:
ACCTTCTACACTTGGTATAATGGCTTTAATTCCGTCCAGGTCTACAACTTCTTCCACCCTTCCGATAAACTTGCTGCCAATAAAACTTTCGTGGATAAAGTCTTCTCCCTGTTTTAGTTTTCCTTTAGCAAACCACTGTGCCAAACGGGCTGAGGTACCCGTTCCACATGGCGACCGATCGATGGCTTTATCACCATAAAAAACTGCATTTCTGGCGGTTGATGTAGGGTCGATTGTTTTTCCGGTCCACAATACGTGGCTACAGCCATTTATCGTCGGATCTAAGGGATGCACAAAAGTATATTGCTCGTTAATGCGTTTTCTAATGGTCTGGCTCCAGGTAATCAGTTGCGAAGCTGTATAGTTTTCCAGTCCCGGGAAATTTTCCTGTGGGTCTACAATGGCATAAAAGTTACCGCCATAGGCTACATCAAAAGTAAGCGTACCTAAATCCGGGCATTCTACCGCTAAATTTTCGGCAGCCAGATAAGAAGCTACGTTTCTAAGTTTAACCGATTTAACCTTTTTACCTTCCTGTTTGTATTCAATCAAGACCAATCCGGCCGGAGCCTCCATTCTGATCACCCCTGGTATTTTAGGCTGAATCAATCCTTCCTCTATAGCGATGGTAATGGTACCGATAGTACCATGGCCGCACATTGGCAGGCAGCCACTGGTTTCGATAAAAAGTACCGCTATATCATTGGCGGGATCGTGAGGTGGATAAAGAATACTGCCCGACATCATATCATGGCCACGAGGTTCGAACATTAAACCTGTTCTGATCCAATCGAATTCTTTCAAAAAATGCTGACGCTTTTCGCTCATATTTGAGCCAATAAGCTGAGGGCCGCCACCGGCAACTAACCTAACCGGATTTCCGCAAGTATGTGCATCTACACAAAAAAAGGTTTTACTCATGAGATTTCGTTAATATCTGGTTAACCATTCTGAAAATCCCTAAAGGATTTCCATCTTTCAATTCATCTGGCAATAATTCCTGCTCCCAATCCTGGTAAGCCAATGGCCTTGCAAAACGATTGATCGCTGTAGAACCAACTGAAGTAAAACGGCTATCGTTAGTAGCAGGAAATGGTCCACCATGCTGCATGGCTGCACAAACTTCTACACCTGTAGGCACACCATTTAAAATAATTCTTCCGGTTTTATCAGTCAATTTACCTATCAAAGCCTGGTAATGCTGAAGTTCCTGTTTATCGGCCATTAAGGTTACCGTAAGTTGTCCTTCCAATACATCAATGGCTTTTTCTAGTTCAGTAATATCCTGTGCAACAACCAACAGTGAATACGGACCGAAAATTTCTTCACGGAGTTTTGGATTTTTGATAAAATCGGCAGCACTTACCTGAGCGATTTTTGCCTCTGATTGATTTTGAAGCTCACTATTCTTTACGGTTGAAACCGATAAAAGTGCAACGCCACCTTCATTTACGACCTCTGCAGAAAGTTTACCATAATTATTGGCAATGCCTTCGGTAAGCATAGTTGCTGATGGAATAGTTGAAATGGCCTCTTTTAAAACGGCTTTAAAATTTTCGAGTGCCGGCGATTGAACCGCTAGCAATAAACCCGGATTGGTACAAAACTGACCAGCGCCCAAAGTAATGGATGCAGCATATTTTTTAGCCAGTCCTTCTGCCTGGTTTTCGATCACCTTGGGAAGAAAGATTACTGGATTAATGCTTCCCATTTCGGCAAAAACCGGAATAGGCTGTTCGCGCTGTTGCGCAAGATTAATCAAAGCCATTCCGCCTTTAAACGAACCTGTAAAAGTTACCGCTTTAGTTAATGGATGCTGAACCAAGCCAGCACCAATGGTATAACCATCATCATACAACAAAGAGAAAACACCTTTAGGCATTCCCGTTTTTTCGGCAGCTTTAATGATGGCACCACCCACCAGCGCACTGGTTCCGTAATGTGCAGGGTGTGCTTTAACAACCACCGGGCAGCCAGAAGCTAGTGCTGATGCCGTATCGCCACCTGCAACTGAAAAAGCAAGCGGAAAATTACTCGCACCAAAAACCACTACTGGTCCGATTGGGATCAGCATTCGTCTGATATCAGGTCGTGGCAAAGGCTGTCTTTCAGGCAGTGCAGTATCAATAATGGCATCAACCCAGGAGCCTTCGGCAACCAGATTGGCAAATAACCTTAACTGACCTGTTGTTCTGCCCAGTTCGCCCTGTAAACGACCCAAAGGCAAACCGCTTTCTGCTGAAGCCCTGTTTACCAGCTCCTCGCCAAGATTGGCAATTTCATCGGCAATGGCATTTAAAAATGCGGCTTTAAGATCTTTGTTTAGGTTTCTATAGCTTTGGAAAGCCAATGTTGCCGACGTTAAGGCATCATTAACAAGACTTTCGCTTGCTTTAAAAAATTCGCCATCAAGCGTTAATCCCGTTGCGGGATTAACAGCTTTAAGGCTTCTTTCATTAACTTCTATATAAGTACCGGCTACAATATTTTTCCCGTTCATATTTGGTTTTTAAAACTATTTACCCCAGCTACCTGCTGGTAATTCTGGACGAACAGCTAATGCATCGTTAATAATTTTCAATACTTTTTCTCTTTCTGCGCCACTTATTGGTAAACGCGGTGCGCGAACGGCTTCGGTTCCTAATCCGGTTGCTACCTCAGCCAGTTTAATGTACTGTACCAATTTGGCATGAATATCCAACTCTAGTACAGGTAAAAACCAACGGTAAATAGTTAGCGCCTCAGCAATGCGGTTTTCTTTAATCAACCTGAAAATGGCAACTGTTTCTCTCGGGAAAGCATCAACCAAACCTGCAACCCATCCATGTGCACCCATCACAATACTTTCCATCGCTAATGGATCTACACCAGTAAAGATTTTGAAACGATCGCCAAAACGGTTAATCAATCGGGTGATGTTTGATACATCTCTGGTTGATTCTTTAATCGCCTGAATATTATCATATTTAGTCAAAACCTCAAACATATCTAGCGTTACTTCGATTTTATAATCAACAGGATTGTTATAAATCATAATCGGCAGGCTTGTGCTTTCAGCAATAGCACCAAAAAAGGCCAAAGTTTCGTCTGGAGCAGCATTATAGCGCATTGGCGGCAACAACATTAAACCTTGTGCGCCAAGCGATTCGGCTTTTTGAGCTACTTCGATTGCTTTTTTTGTAGTTGACTCTGCAATGTTCAATAAAACCGGTACGCGGCCATTTACCACGGTTAAGGTATGCGATAACAGACCGAACTTTTCTTCATCGGTTAGTACACTGGCCTCGCCAAGCGATCCACCTAAAATAATCCCTTCAGCACCTGCTTCTAATTGCGCTTCGATATTTAAATCGAAAGCCGGAAAATCTAACTCATCGTTTGCTGTAAATTTTGTCGTTACAGCAGGGAAAACCCCGGTCCATTTGATACTCATTGTAATGTTATGTTTTAATAATTAAGGTTCAAAAAATTAATCTGGGCTTTTAATCCAAACTGGTATAATTGGTAATCATTTATTAAATTATCGACGATCAATTCATTTAAACGATATTCAAAGTTAGGTGATTGCCAGGCAGTAATATTGTTGGATTTTAACCGATATTGGTCATAAATACGCCATTTGAATCAGACAGAATTGATTAGGAAAAGCTGAGGCTCTTGTAGGAGAAATGAGATAACAAAAAAAGACGTTGTATCATAAATATAGATTTGTCATCCTGAGCCTGTCGAAGGACCCGTTTAAATAACTCTTTAAGGTGTTTCGACAGGCTCAACATGACAGCATCTGAGGTGAAATCGCCATTACGATACACCCTCTTTAAATAAAAATCAGCCGGATGGATAACATCCTCCTGACCTGTCTATTTCACCAGGAATTACTTTGTGTTTTTCACCTCTAGGTAGTACATAAATTCGATACCCGGTTTTGTAAAAAGCGCATCCTGCCCTTTGGCCAATGCAACCTGCTGCCAGTTTTGCGATGGAATAATTTTAAGCGTTTTAATCCCCTCTTTTTTCAGGCTTAAAGGCAGATTGAAACCTTTAACACAATTGTTATAACGGTAAAAAGCTTTACCATCTTTGAGGTAATATTCGAATGCAGGAACTTGCACGGTACGCAGGTACTGATCAAAAACCTTTGAAAAGTTGTAACCTGCTTTTTTAGAAATATAATTTTCAATCTGAGCGGTGTTTACCGTTTGATGGTAAAAGGTTTGGTTGAGTCCACGCAATATCGATCTGAAAAGTTCGTCGTTATTTAAACTGTGCCTGATGGCGTGCAGCATATTCCCTCCTTTTGGATACATATCGCCACTTCCCTGTGCATTTACACCATAAGGGGGAATAATAGGGCTATCATTTCGGATGCCTTTTCTAATTCCAAAGTTGTATTCATTCCCGGCTTTATTGCCAAAAATGTAATCTACAAAAAGTGTTTCGCTATAGTTGGTAAATCCTTCATGCACCCACATATCGGCCAAATCGTTGGTGGTAATGTTATTGCCGAACCATTCGTGCCCGCTTTCGTGAATAATGATAAAATCCCATTTCAAGCCCCAGCCATCGCCCGACATATCTCTGCCTCTATAGCCAAACTTATAACCATTGCCATATGACACAGCCGATTGATGTTCCATTCCGGTGTGCGAAGCATCGATCAGCTGGTAACCATCTTCGTAAAAAGGATATGGACCAAACCAATGCTCCATACTTTTCATCATTTTATGCACCTGATCGGGCATGTAGGTCTTCGCCTTTGGATAATTGTAATCGAGCACCCAATAATTCACATCTAACGCCCCTTTTTCGCCCGCATATTTCTCTTTAAAATTAACGTACTTGCCAATGTAAGGGATGATGCAATAATTACTGATCGGATTTTTAACATTGTACTGATAGGTTGTGGTGCCATCGTGGTTATCTTTCTTGAACACCAAACGTCCATTCCCTACCGCTACCAATGAATCAGGAACGGTCATCGTTAAAGATGCACCCAAATTAGGTTCATCGCTTTGATGATCTTTATTCGGATACCATACGGAAGCACCTAAGCCCTGACAGGCCACCGTCATCCACGGACGCGAAAGTGAATCGGTGGTGAAGATAAAACCGCCATCCCAAGGTGCTCTTTTGGCCTGATGTACCTTTCCATGGTAAAAAATATGGACATTATTCAGGGCCGATAATTTTTGCGCCGGAACATGCACATACCAAACACTACCAACATGTTCGAATTTTACTTTTGAACTTCCGTTGTATAGCACACTATCAATAATTAATGGCTCCTGCAAATCGATCTGCATACGGGTACTGCCATTATTATGCTGCACCACTTTGTATACGATTTTATTCGAGCCTGTTATACTTTTATCATTATAATCGGGTTTAACAGAAAGTTCGTAACGCTGTACATCCCACCAGTTACGTTCGGCATTTAGGCTTCCCCTTAAGGTATCGGCCAAAGTGTAAACCTTTTTGGGGTTTTGCGCAAAAAGTATTGTACTGAACAATACTAAAATCATTGTTAAGGATAAAGGTGTTAATTTTCTCATCTTTTGCTGGTTATCATATCCAATAGCGTATTATTAATTTGAAAAGCAATTGCAGCTTTTCATCGGTTAGGGCAGTCCTGCTATCCCTCCTGCTCCGATGTAAAATCGGGAGCATCCGTTCTATCAGGTTTATTTAACCTTGGTTCCTGCTCATTACCGGTTTCAGTTTCAACGCTTCTGCCCCAGTTTTCTAGCCCTGACAGAAGCGGGCATCCCGATTTTTCATCGGGATAAAGCGGATGGCAGGAGTTCACTTTAAAAAAATCGAAAAACCCTGCGCTCCAAAACGAAAATATCAGTTGTTTAAAGGTCTATGTTATTTTTTCACCTTTCCTTTATAAAAGATGCTGAAACAAGTTCAGCATGACGATCGAGTTAGGAAAAAGAGGTTAAAAAATGATCACAATGTGTAAATGTTAATTGAACTAAGGTTATTACTAATAAGCCCCACTTCTAATCGATTCAATTTCTTCGGTACTTAAAGCCAAATGTTTTCCCAACATCCGGCTTCCATTTTCGGTAACCAGGAAATCATCTTCTACCCTGATGCCGCTAAAGTTTCTGAACTGCTCCAATTTATCGTAATTAATAAATTCGGCAAACTGGTTGGTGGCTTTCCAACGGTCTATCAGTTCAGGAATAATATAAACACCTGGCTCTACCGTTAATACATATCCTGCTTCGAGCGCTTTGCCTAACCTTAACGATTTTAACCCGAACTGGGTGGTGTTTTTAGTCAGTTCATCGGTATAACCTACATATTGCTCACCTAAATCTTCCATATCGTGTACATCCAAGCCCATCATATGGCCTGTTCCACATTGAAAGAACATGGCATGCGCACCGGCCTGCACCGCATCGTCTATATTACCTTTCATCAGGCCAATATCTTTTAAACCCTGTGCCAGCATTTTACACGAAGCCAAATGCACATCTAAATACCTTACACCCGGTGCCAACATATTTTTGCCATGGGTATAAGCATTCAGTACAATATCATACACATCTTTTTGCTCTGCACTAAATTTTTTACCTACCGGAAAAGTACGCGTAAGGTCGCCTGCATAACCTAAGGCAGTTTCTACCCCAGAGTCGTTTAGCACCAGTTGACCTTCCTGTAACTGATTACCGTGATAATGGTTGTGCAAAATTTCGCCGCGAACCGTCAAAATAACCGGGTAAGCCAGGTTACCGCCCGAAGCCAATGCAGCGCCTTGAATTTTTGCGGCAAGTTCGCGTTCGTACATGCCGGGTTTTGCCTGCTGCATCACCATTAAATGAATATCGGCCGATATTGCTGCTGCACGGTCCAACTCTTCAATTTCTTCAACTGATTTGACCGACCGTTGCGCCACTACCGCTTTAATAAAACTAAGTGATGCTTTTTCTTTAAGCTGATTAACAGGCAAATTAAGCCAGCTGGCCAATTTAATTTTATTCTCTGAGCGGTAAGGAGGTAAGAAATGAACGCTGCGTTTTTGCTCTTGATATTGCTTAAGATAGGTATCGAGCTGAGCTAAAAGCAGAACTTCGGTCAAGCCAGCATCCAAACTTTTTTCTTCCAATGTTTTCTGTCTGCCCATCCACACGATATCATCAATTCCCATTTCATCACCGAAAAGAATTACCTGATCTTCATCAAGGTCGATAATAGCACCCAATGATGGTTCACTGATCCCAAAATAATATAAAAAGGTACTATCCTGCCTAAAATGGTAGGTATTGTCTTTATAATTCATCGGACTCTCTTCGTTACTCAAAAAGAGTAATACTCCCGAATTTATCTTTGATTTTAATGCCGCTCTTCGTTGGAGGTAAACTTTCTTTTCAAACATATTTTTCATGTGTTAAGCAAATATCCAAAAAGCCATATTCATTACATTAGAATTAAAATGAATGGATAAAATATGGTTCATATCTGCAAATAATAAGCTATGGTTATGGCACAAAAATCACAATAAATTTCAGGTTAGCGAAAAATAAGGGTAAAATCTAAACATTGTAATGGTGATTAAAAAAGTTTATAGATAGCATTAACAATTTTTAGCCACGGAAACACGGAAGACAGGGAACATTTGTGGAGTTTCTTTGTCATTCTGAGCGCAGCGAAGAATCTTTAAAACAAATCACCAACTTTAGCCACAGCCGCAGAAAGACAATTTCCCAAATTCCGTGTTAATCTATGCTTTCGTGGCAAAATCAAATTCCAAGGTTGATGGCGATAAAATCCTTTCTCACCGCATCTTCGCTAAGAACGAGGATGATCCAACAATTTAAATAGACTATATTACTATTTAATTTCATATTATACTAAAATACAAAATTTTAAACTGCTTAATATAAAGTAATTATCTAGCTATAAATAAAACAAAGTCAATGGTTTTCGATCTATAAAACACTCCCATTAACTTCAATATTTAACTTTAATAATTTAGAATACAATCAATATAAATATCTTATATCAATTTACAATATTTATAAGACATACATCTAATTGATTATCAAAACTATTAACAATAAAAAGCCTCGTAAAATTTATTTCACGAGGCTTAGACAGGAATGAATTGATATTATTTTTGAAGTATAATTTCAGTTATATGTTCTTTTGCAAGTGGAAACTGATATGCTCCCCTCTCCTTCTTATTAGTACCTTTTACCGAATAAATACCCACACCATTAACTTTTGCAGTCTGAGTCAATCTTACCACAGCATTGGGTGTATAATCACTTGCTTTGTTCAATTTTAAATGGATTTCGCCATTTGAAACGTTGTAATCAACTTCATCAATCGTGCCGGCATCAAGGGTAATCCAAAGCCCTGCAGATGCAACGTAAACCGACGATTTAGCTGCCGTTGTTAATTTAACACTGATGGTATTGCCTGTTTTATTCAAATTACCACCGAAAGCTAACCAACCAAATTCGGGATGCTGTAATATATAGGATGAAGTGTTAACCGCGTAGCCAAAAAAACCAGATCCGTAATCGCCGGTAATGCCATCATTTTTTAAGGTTGATGGGTAAGCATGGAATGCTGCCGGTGCAAAACCCTCCTGGGTAATATTGGAGATCGATCCCAGCAACCCACCATATCCTGCACGCAAAAGATAAAAATCATCCGGATGTTTACGATAATCCATTAATACCGGAATCGCATTAAGTGCTGAACCGTAATGATGGATCATCCGCTCAATACGCGAAAGCTTACCTCCATAAAGAAAATCCCAATATCGGCGGGCGTTGCCATTATAGGCCCAATGCGGCACCACGGGCATGTAAGCTAATATGGCATCAAGCGTTACATTTGCTTTATCCTGGTAGCCAAAATAGCTCGACCATACATAAACTTCTTCTTGACCTGTAGAGTCCCAAGGCATTTCACTACCAAAGGGATATTGTAAAGTACTCCAGTGATTGGCGCGCTTTTTCATTTCATTTTCTAACCTGGTTGCTTCTTCTGTTAATCCTTCATTTTTAAGGTCGGTTAAGATGAGATAAAAGACTGTACCTTCCATTTGGCCAAACTGCGCGTAATAAGGGGCAATATTAACCATAGTCATACCTGTTTCAGCAGCATCAATAAGATGTTGCTTCCAGCTCTGCTGCTCCACAAGGCCGCTATAGTTACGCGCCAATCGGTACATTACCCAATGCGCCGCCGCAACATGCGGATAATTATAAGACCGGCCAAGGTTATCAGCTTCTTGTTTTGGCCATGCAGACCATGTTTTAAAATTGATATTTGCGGCATAGGTATCTTTAGGAAGCGAATCTGGTGCATAGTAGAACAGGCTCTTTTTTACACCATATTTCTGGGTACCGCTTTTAAGCTGTATTCCTCCAAACATTACACTATCTACAAATTGTTTCAGTTTATCAACTTCTTCTTTTTTGGGTTGTACCAATTGCTTCATTATTGCACCAAGCCACGATCCGGCCCCGCCTTCGTCGCTTAAACCAGCAATCCAAGCCCGATTGTCTTGTGTTACCTGTTGCTGTTTTTCATTATCATAAGTAATCACAGAAGGACTTCTTTTAAAGACAGGATCGGCCTGGTTAAACCATTGTCTGGTTGTTAAAAAATTTCCATAACTAGCGATCACATTACTTTCGGCTTCAATTACCTTGTAATTTATCGTTTGCTCCAAACCATCCTCATAGGTAATAGACAATCTTGCTCTGCCCCAGGTATTTCCCTTTACAGTATAACTTTTCCAACCATTTTTGGTCGAGCCTAATGCGATTACTTTTAGGGCATTTTCGGGTTGAACCTGAATGGTTTTAATCTTTTTAGGATAGTTAATAAATAATTTCCCTTCTACATCTTTCGGCAGTACATAACCTGGAATTGAGATCGCTACGGGCCTTTTATTTTCAATCAGCTTGTTTTCGATATCTTTCGCTGCTCCTGAGAGGATAAACTGAAGGGCATAACTCCGGCTTTCGCCTGGCTTTAAAAAAGTTGAAGTTGGTGTATTCCATTGCTCGGCATTTTTCCATTCATTTTCGGCATAGGCTTTACTGTACACCATCCATTCGTAAAAGCCTTCAAAGGCAATACCTCTTGGTGTCCGGTCATCATTAAGCGGGTTGTAAGCCTCAAATGGTGTATGCCCCAATGGCGTAACAAGCAAAGAAGGTGCATGACCACTTAACCGGGTAACCTGCAAGTAACCTGCATCTTTTCCGATGTAGGGATCGTAAAAAACATTTTTAGCATGGGTTTGCTCTAATGTTCGGCCTTCTAAAATATTATCGAAAATCATCGGGATACCCAGCGCACCAATTTCTACGTTTTTATTCGTCTTATTTTTCAGTTCAAAGCGCAATACCAGCTTTCCGTTCAACATCTCCCAAATCCGTTTAACCTGCAAAGGGATATCAGCCGGAAGTGTTGAAGCAAGATCAGCAGCGGCAAGCACATTTTTACCCATGGGAATATTCTTCACAGGGCTTCTTTTTGCGGCTGTGCTATAGCTTTTCCAGGCCTCCTCGCCAGTATAACGTAATTTTAAATTGATATCGCCCAAATGGTACAAGCCATCTGAACTGCGCACTTTTAAACTATCACTGGGTACAAAATCGAAATCTTTAACCATTTTAGGCTGTAGACCTGCCACTGTTTGTGACGACTTAACGAGCTTTAGATTAAATGCCCCGGCGTTATAGGTCGAAAAACCATTTTCCAAACCCAAAGTGGATGGCTTTTTACCTAAAGCAATCCAAGGCGATTGGGCCAGAACTACCTCAATATTTAGAAAAGATAAAATGCAGCAAAATATTGCTTTAAAAGTTATTATGGATAAAATTCTCTTCTTTTTTAGTTTGATAATCATGATAACAAAGGAAATTTAGGGATGTGGTTAAATCAAAAATAAAATTTAAAAGATAAAGCAAGCAGTGAACTTAAAAATAGCGCAAAATCGGTAAAGAATTGGTGTATTTACGGGGAGTTTGGCTGTGAGGTATGACGATCAGTTTGTAATTACGCAAAGCGCGCAGATTTAATTAATGCGACTGAGGGAAACCCAACCCATTGGCACTACACTGAATACCTAAACGTGATTGCAGCGGCAGCCCCGAATGAAATGAGGGCTATAGCGGAAAGCGCGACTGACACTGATTGACATGCAGGATTTGCTTTCCTATCCTTCGATTCTGCTCACGAGACAAATAATTCAGCTCCGTACCATTGACAGATACCAATAGAAAAGTCGTCATCTCGACTGTAGCGCAGCGAAATGGAGAGATCTTTGAACCAAATTATTTAAATAAAATTTAAAAGATTTCTCCACTACGGTCGAAATGACGATGCCTCGAGACTATTACCTTCTTAAAACGTCCCTGTAATTTATATTATTTTATGAAATAAATTATAGCTCAGGATAGCAATGATTAAATAGGCTGACATTTCACTTTCAACCATTCAGCTTCTTCATCAGATAAAAGGGGCTGAAGCTTCTCGAACACCATTTGATTATATTGATTTAACCACTCAATCTGATCTGGGGCCAAAAGTGTTTTATTGATAATCGGGGTATCGATAAAACATAAGGTTAAGGTTTCGAAAGTGAGAAAATTACCAAATTCACTATTGCTCTGGGGGATACATAAAACCAGATTTTCTAGGCGTACACCATGTTTACCCGGACGATAAATTCCAGGCTCAATGGAGGTTACCATACCTGGTTTAAAGGCGACATCTACATTAGCCGGGCTAATATTCTGAGGTCCTTCGTGTACATTCAGAAAAAAACCAATACCATGACCGGTTCCATGACCAAAATTTATGGCGTGTTCCCACAAAGGTTTTCTACAGATGGAATCGATTTGATAACCTTTGGTACCTTCTGGAAAAATCAGTTTAGAACCTTCAATCAGGCCTTTGAGCACCAAGGTGTAATCATCGGCCTGGGTTGATGAGCAATTACCAATAGGAATTACCCTGGTAATATCGGTTGTACCATACAAATACTGGCCTCCGGAATCGACAAGAAACAAACCATCACCTAAAATTTCCTGATTGCTTTCTGCTGTTACGCTATAATGTGGCAATGCACCGTTTGCATTATAGCCAGCTATGGTATTAAAACTTAAACCAACAAAAGATGTTTGTTCTACTCTAAACGCTTCCAATTTCTCTGCTGCAGACCATTCTGTAATCTTTTCTTTTCCCAAATGATCTTCCATCCACTTGAAGAACCTCGTTAAAGCTATCCCATCATTTAACATCGCCTTGCGGATATGATTAATTTCAGTATTATTATTTAAACTCTTTAGATGTGTACTTGGATTAATGCCTGAAATTATTTTGGAACTACTTGGCAAACACTGGTACAAGCCGAAGCAGGTACGTTTTGGGTCGATAAAAATTTGCGCACCCTGCGGCAGATCTTTTAGCGTTTGAGCTACATCCTGATAGGGAAATAAAATAACACCTTGATTATTTAAGGTTTCAATATCAATTTGCGTTAACTTTTGTTTGTTGATAAAGAGTTTAACCTCAGCAGGTGCAATTAAAGCAAAACTTAAAGTTACAGGATTATAGTCTACATCTTTTCCTCTTAGGTTAAAAAGCCATGCAATGTCATCGAGCGATGAAATTAAATGATAATCTGCCCCACTTATTTTTAATGCAGCTCTTACCTGTTTTATTTTAGCAGAAATGGCAAACCCCGCAGCTTCCTCATCAATTAAAAAGGCATTTGCTTGTGGCAGCCCTACCCTATCCAGCCAAATAGTGCTGATAAAATCAACGTCAATGATTTCTATTTCACGCTGAGTTAAACTACTCTGCATCTCGAGGGCTAATGCCACCGTAATGAGCTGATGGTTAAAGCCTATTTTTGCGCCCTTTGGCAAAACTTCGAGTAACCAATCGATGTATTCGGGCGTATGTGGCACTTTCAATTTTACCAATTCGTAACCAGTATTGTTTAATTGTGTTTCTGCCTGCGTAAAATATCGCGAATCAGTCCACAGACCAGCAAAATCCTGGGTAATGACCACTGTGCCAGCTGAGCCTGTAAATCCACAAGCAAAAGGAATAGCTTTATAATGTGCTGGTAAATATTCACTGATGTGAGGATCTGCCGAGGTAATCATATAAGCATCTACTTTTTGAGCAGCCATTAATTGGCGTAAGGCCTGCAATTTTTCTACAAAGGTCATGTTGTGGAAGAGTTTTGTCGGACCAAATTTAAATATTAATGGACATCAACCCTTAAAACAAACAAGAATTAATACAAATATTGTTCAGATTGCTTTTGACGAAACCAGAAACTTACTCAATAGGATTTTAGTATCGGAAGCGCAACCTATTCCGATACTTTAGAAAATTGTTTTATCCTTAAATTGCAAATACGATAAGAAATTAAACGTAGCGATCAATTGACGGAGCTTTAACCACCTCGTAACTATCTGATTTCTGAAAGCACCGTATTTTAAAAACAAGGGCAGATTCTCTTTGAGCCAGGGCATGGATACCTAAAATAAAGCGTTGTTGAAAACGTTTGGGACAAGCTTCTTTATGGCAAATTATTTCATAACGGTCTACATTCTCTACGACCACATCAAGCACATATTTTGGCCACTGTTTTTTAATCAGATTTGGCAACCAGGTAAACTGCTGCATGTTAATTAAATCCCCCATCCCTTCAATTGCCACTGGGGGAATATCTCCACCTACTATCTGAGTCCAGCTGCCCTCCACTTCATCAATAATACCCAGCACTTTACATCCAGACAGCACCAACCATGGATCTTCCGTGCTGGCCCGAATTAAC
Encoded proteins:
- a CDS encoding aminopeptidase P family protein, producing MKNMFEKKVYLQRRAALKSKINSGVLLFLSNEESPMNYKDNTYHFRQDSTFLYYFGISEPSLGAIIDLDEDQVILFGDEMGIDDIVWMGRQKTLEEKSLDAGLTEVLLLAQLDTYLKQYQEQKRSVHFLPPYRSENKIKLASWLNLPVNQLKEKASLSFIKAVVAQRSVKSVEEIEELDRAAAISADIHLMVMQQAKPGMYERELAAKIQGAALASGGNLAYPVILTVRGEILHNHYHGNQLQEGQLVLNDSGVETALGYAGDLTRTFPVGKKFSAEQKDVYDIVLNAYTHGKNMLAPGVRYLDVHLASCKMLAQGLKDIGLMKGNIDDAVQAGAHAMFFQCGTGHMMGLDVHDMEDLGEQYVGYTDELTKNTTQFGLKSLRLGKALEAGYVLTVEPGVYIIPELIDRWKATNQFAEFINYDKLEQFRNFSGIRVEDDFLVTENGSRMLGKHLALSTEEIESIRSGAY
- a CDS encoding DUF5695 domain-containing protein yields the protein MIIKLKKKRILSIITFKAIFCCILSFLNIEVVLAQSPWIALGKKPSTLGLENGFSTYNAGAFNLKLVKSSQTVAGLQPKMVKDFDFVPSDSLKVRSSDGLYHLGDINLKLRYTGEEAWKSYSTAAKRSPVKNIPMGKNVLAAADLASTLPADIPLQVKRIWEMLNGKLVLRFELKNKTNKNVEIGALGIPMIFDNILEGRTLEQTHAKNVFYDPYIGKDAGYLQVTRLSGHAPSLLVTPLGHTPFEAYNPLNDDRTPRGIAFEGFYEWMVYSKAYAENEWKNAEQWNTPTSTFLKPGESRSYALQFILSGAAKDIENKLIENKRPVAISIPGYVLPKDVEGKLFINYPKKIKTIQVQPENALKVIALGSTKNGWKSYTVKGNTWGRARLSITYEDGLEQTINYKVIEAESNVIASYGNFLTTRQWFNQADPVFKRSPSVITYDNEKQQQVTQDNRAWIAGLSDEGGAGSWLGAIMKQLVQPKKEEVDKLKQFVDSVMFGGIQLKSGTQKYGVKKSLFYYAPDSLPKDTYAANINFKTWSAWPKQEADNLGRSYNYPHVAAAHWVMYRLARNYSGLVEQQSWKQHLIDAAETGMTMVNIAPYYAQFGQMEGTVFYLILTDLKNEGLTEEATRLENEMKKRANHWSTLQYPFGSEMPWDSTGQEEVYVWSSYFGYQDKANVTLDAILAYMPVVPHWAYNGNARRYWDFLYGGKLSRIERMIHHYGSALNAIPVLMDYRKHPDDFYLLRAGYGGLLGSISNITQEGFAPAAFHAYPSTLKNDGITGDYGSGFFGYAVNTSSYILQHPEFGWLAFGGNLNKTGNTISVKLTTAAKSSVYVASAGLWITLDAGTIDEVDYNVSNGEIHLKLNKASDYTPNAVVRLTQTAKVNGVGIYSVKGTNKKERGAYQFPLAKEHITEIILQK
- a CDS encoding aminopeptidase P family protein — encoded protein: MTFVEKLQALRQLMAAQKVDAYMITSADPHISEYLPAHYKAIPFACGFTGSAGTVVITQDFAGLWTDSRYFTQAETQLNNTGYELVKLKVPHTPEYIDWLLEVLPKGAKIGFNHQLITVALALEMQSSLTQREIEIIDVDFISTIWLDRVGLPQANAFLIDEEAAGFAISAKIKQVRAALKISGADYHLISSLDDIAWLFNLRGKDVDYNPVTLSFALIAPAEVKLFINKQKLTQIDIETLNNQGVILFPYQDVAQTLKDLPQGAQIFIDPKRTCFGLYQCLPSSSKIISGINPSTHLKSLNNNTEINHIRKAMLNDGIALTRFFKWMEDHLGKEKITEWSAAEKLEAFRVEQTSFVGLSFNTIAGYNANGALPHYSVTAESNQEILGDGLFLVDSGGQYLYGTTDITRVIPIGNCSSTQADDYTLVLKGLIEGSKLIFPEGTKGYQIDSICRKPLWEHAINFGHGTGHGIGFFLNVHEGPQNISPANVDVAFKPGMVTSIEPGIYRPGKHGVRLENLVLCIPQSNSEFGNFLTFETLTLCFIDTPIINKTLLAPDQIEWLNQYNQMVFEKLQPLLSDEEAEWLKVKCQPI